In Gambusia affinis linkage group LG06, SWU_Gaff_1.0, whole genome shotgun sequence, one DNA window encodes the following:
- the LOC122832522 gene encoding olfactory receptor 2AT4-like encodes MMSEGNRSRVTEFILTGFPGLHPQYYGLTSAVLFLVYVVTVKANAVVIFLFATNKSLHKPVYYIILNVSACDLLFSTTALPKIISRYWFQSGNISFTACFVQMYFVHYLGSVNSFIFLLMAFDRYCAVCHPLRYTAIVTKFTVHILSVTAWIIAIPIPLMMVIRAYPLPYCASNIINHCYCDHVGITVLACTDRTPYSTPAFVGAMIILLGPLAFILLSYCLIFIEIGKVTNLGNCGKTLSTCSTQLIIISLYYVPRCFVYFTSQAGINFSADIRIVIIMLYSLVPPMINPLIYCLRAKDIRECLMKQFYIEKSRFQQFTLNRPVH; translated from the coding sequence ATGATGTCAGAGGGGAATCGAAGCAGAGTAACTGAATTCATACTAACTGGATTTCCTGGACTTCATCCACAATATTACGGTCTTACTTCTGCTGTATTATTCTTAGTCTATGTGGTAACTGTGAAAGCAAATGCTGtagttattttcttatttgcaaCCAACAAGAGTCTTCACAAACCAGTGTACTACATCATTTTAAACGTGTCTGCCTGTGATCTTCTCTTTAGCACAACAGCTTTACCTAAAATCATCAGTAGATACTGGTTTCAATCAGGAAACATTTCCTTTACTGCTTGTTTTGTCCAGATGTACTTTGTTCACTATTTAGGTTCAGTaaattcttttatatttttgctgatgGCTTTTGATAGGTACTGTGCTGTCTGTCATCCACTCCGATATACAGCTATTGTTACAAAATTCACAGTCCATATTCTTAGTGTGACTGCATGGATTATTGCTATTCCAATCCCTTTAATGATGGTGATTAGAGCATATCCTCTTCCTTACTGTGCATCAAATATAATCAATCACTGTTACTGTGATCATGTTGGAATAACAGTTCTGGCCTGCACAGACAGAACCCCTTATTCTACTCCAGCTTTTGTGGGTGCAATGATTATACTGTTAGGACCTCTGGCCTTTATACTTCTCTCATACTGCTTAATTTTTATAGAAATAGGTAAGGTAACAAATTTGGGAAACTGTGGAAAGACTCTGTCAACATGTAGTACTCAGCTGATAATCATCTCACTTTATTATGTACCTCGatgttttgtgtatttcacTAGTCAAGCGGGGATTAATTTTAGTGCTGATATACGAATAGTAATCATAATGCTTTATAGCCTTGTCCCTCCAATGATAAACCCACTCATATATTGCCTAAGAGCTAAAGACATCAGAGAGTGTTTGATGAAACAGTTCTACATAGAAAAGTCCAGGTTTCAGCAATTCACATTGAACAGACCAGTGCATTAA
- the LOC122832554 gene encoding olfactory receptor 2AT4-like — protein sequence MMSEGNRSRVTEFILTGFPGLHPQYYGLTSAVLFLVYVVTVKANAVVFFLFATNKSLHKPVYYIILNVSACDLLFSTTALPKIISRYWFQSGNISFTACFVQMYFVHYLGSVNSFIFLLMAFDRYCAVCHPLRYTAIVTKFTVHILSVTAWIIAIPIPLMMVIRAYPLPYCASNIINHCYCDHVGITVLACTDRTPYSVPALVGAMIILLGPLAFILLSYCLIFIEIGKVTNFGNCGKTLSTCSTQLIIISLYYVPRCFVYFANHVGINFSADLRIVIIMLYSLVPPMINPLIYCLRAKDIRECLMKQFYIEKSRFQQFTLNRPVH from the coding sequence ATGATGTCAGAGGGGAATCGAAGCAGAGTAACTGAATTCATACTAACTGGATTTCCTGGACTTCATCCACAATATTACGGTCTTACTTCTGCTGTATTATTCTTAGTCTATGTGGTAACTGTGAAAGCAAatgctgtagtttttttcttatttgcaaCCAACAAGAGTCTTCACAAACCAGTGTActacatcattttaaatgtgtctgCCTGTGATCTTCTCTTTAGCACAACAGCTTTACCTAAAATCATCAGTAGATACTGGTTTCAATCAGGAAACATTTCCTTTACTGCTTGTTTTGTCCAGATGTACTTTGTTCACTATTTAGGTTCAGTaaattcttttatatttttgctgatgGCTTTTGATAGGTACTGTGCTGTCTGTCATCCACTCCGATATACAGCTATTGTTACAAAATTCACAGTCCATATCCTCAGTGTGACTGCATGGATTATTGCTATTCCAATCCCTTTAATGATGGTGATTAGAGCATATCCTCTTCCTTACTGTGCATCAAACATAATCAATCACTGTTACTGTGATCATGTTGGAATAACAGTTCTGGCCTGCACAGACAGAACCCCTTACTCTGTTCCAGCTTTGGTGGGTGCAATGATTATACTGTTAGGACCTCTGGCCTTTATACTTCTCTCATACTGCTTAATTTTTATAGAAATAGGTAAGGTAACAAATTTTGGAAACTGTGGAAAGACTCTGTCAACATGTAGTACTCAGCTGATAATCATCTCACTTTATTATGTACCTCgatgttttgtgtattttgctaATCATGTGGGGATTAATTTTAGTGCTGATTTACGAATAGTAATCATAATGCTTTATAGCCTTGTCCCTCCAATGATAAACCCACTCATCTATTGCCTAAGAGCTAAAGACATCAGAGAGTGTTTGATGAAACAGTTCTACATAGAAAAGTCCAGGTTTCAGCAATTCACATTGAACAGACCAGTGCATTAA
- the LOC122832396 gene encoding olfactory receptor 52K1-like — MDNMHNTSDVLQLKGYDLPHESVFPAFLFATLNYMIILFCNLTIIFTIVLNKSLHQPMHLFLVNLPINDLIGSSALFPHLIKEILTNSRRIQFSACIIQAFFIHIYAAGSVFILTAMAYDRYIAICYPLRYNTVMTNSHIMKIIILVWSSCVVLIAVLFILLLRLYRCRSEITQAYCDNPSLLTLVCEDTTINNIYGLFISAFTQVIANGLVFYTYLCILIACFRTRQSDTKAKALQTCATHLFVFLLFECLGLFTIISYRLQNISPHLRRFMGVSTLIFPPTLNPIIYGLKTKEIYEKVLNFFKNKRILSE, encoded by the coding sequence ATGGACAACATGCATAATACATCAGATGTTTTACAGCTTAAAGGCTATGATCTCCCTCATGAAAGCGTCTTTCCTGCATTTCTCTTTGCAACCCTGAACTACATGATCATCCTCTTCTGTAACCTTACTATTATCTTCACCATTGTGCTGAACAAATCTTTGCACCAGCCAATGCATCTGTTCTTGGTGAATCTTCCCATCAATGACCTGATAGGTTCTTCAGCGCTCTTTCCACACCTCATTAAGGAGATACTGACAAACAGCAGAAGGATTCAGTTCTCAGCTTGTATTATCCAAGCTTTTTTTATCCATATCTATGCAGCCGGTTCAGTGTTCATCCTGACTGCAATGGCCTATGACAGATACATCGCCATTTGTTACCCTTTGCGTTACAACACTGTAATGACTAATAGTCACATTATGAAAATAATCATATTAGTTTGGTCTTCTTGTGTGGTTTTAATAGCTGTGCTCTTCATTCTTCTTTTGCGTTTGTACCGCTGTAGATCTGAAATTACACAGGCTTACTGTGATAATCCAAGCCTGTTAACTTTGGTATGTGAAGATACAACCATTAATAACATCTATGGGCTTTTTATAAGTGCTTTTACACAAGTGATAGCTAATGGTCTGGTTTTTTATACATATCTTTGTATCCTTATTGCATGCTTCAGAACCAGACAGTCAGACACCAAAGCGAAAGCTCTGCAGACATGTGCTAcacatctttttgttttccttctgtttgaGTGCTTGGGCCTCTTTACAATCATATCTTACAGACTGCAGAATATTTCACCACATTTAAGAAGATTTATGGGAGTGTCGACATTAATCTTCCCCCCAACATTAAATCCAATAATTTATGGGttgaaaactaaagaaatttatgaaaaagtgcTTAACTTTTTCAAGAATAAACGGATTCTTTCTGAATAG
- the LOC122833049 gene encoding olfactory receptor 52K1-like — MSSLYNTSVLQLNGYNISYESVFPAFLFATLNYMIILFCNLTLILTIVMNKSLHQPMHLFLVNLPINDLIGSSALFPQLLKELLTNSRRIQLSACIAQAFFIHIYAAGTVFILSAMAYDRYIAICYPLRYNTVMTNAHIMKIITLVWSSCVVLIAVLFILLLRLRRCRSEITQAYCDNPSLLTLVCEDTTINNIYGLFISALSQIIANGTVLYTYLRILLACFRSKQSDTKAKALQTCATHLLVFLLLECLGLFTIISYRINNVPPHIRRFLGVSTLVFPPTLNPIIYGLKTKEIREKVMTFFRRKLFFY, encoded by the coding sequence ATGTCCAGTCTATATAACACATCTGTTTTACAGCTAAATGGCTACAACATTTCTTATGAAAGCGTCTTTCCTGCTTTCCTTTTTGCTACCCTAAATTATATGATAATCCTTTTCTGCAACCTTACTTTAATTCTTACCATTGTGATGAACAAATCTCTGCATCAACCAATGCACCTGTTCCTGGTGAACCTTCCTATTAATGACCTGATAGGTTCTTCAGCACTCTTTCCACAACTCCTCAAGGAGCTATTGACAAACAGCAGAAGGATCCAGCTTTCCGCTTGTATTGCACAAGCTTTTTTCATCCACATCTACGCAGCAGGTACAGTGTTTATTCTTAGTGCGATGGCCTATGACAGATACATTGCCATTTGCTACCCTTTACGTTACAACACTGTTATGACAAATGCTCacataatgaaaataatcacaCTAGTTTGGTCTTCCTGTGTGGTTTTAATAGCTGTGCTCTTCATTCTTCTTTTGCGCTTGCGCCGCTGTAGATCTGAAATTACACAGGCTTACTGTGATAATCCGAGTTTGTTGACTTTGGTGTGTGAAGATACAACCATTAATAACATCTATGGTCTTTTTATAAGTGCTCTTTCACAAATAATTGCTAATGGAACGGTTTTGTATACATATCTTCGGATCCtccttgcatgttttagatcaAAACAGTCAGACACTAAAGCAAAAGCTCTGCAGACATGTGCTacacatttattagtttttctcttACTGGAGTGTTTGGGTCTTTTTACCATCATATCATACAGAATAAATAATGTTCCGCCACACATTAGAAGATTTCTAGGAGTGTCAACATTAGTTTTCCCCCCAACATTAAACCCAATCATTTATGgactaaagacaaaagaaattcGAGAAAAAGTCATGAcattttttagaagaaaattgtttttttactaa